In Triticum urartu cultivar G1812 chromosome 6, Tu2.1, whole genome shotgun sequence, the following proteins share a genomic window:
- the LOC125515231 gene encoding betaine aldehyde dehydrogenase 2, translating into MVATAKIPQRQLFIDGDWRAPALGRRLPVINPTTEASIGEIPAGTSEDVDAAVAAARAALKRNRGRDWSRAPGAVRAKYLRAIAAKMIERKSDLARLEALDCGKPLDEAAWDMDDVAGCFEFFAGHAEALDKRQNAAVALPENFKCHLKKEPIGVVALITPWNYPLLMAVWKVAPALAAGCTAVLKPSELASVTCLELGDVCKEIGLPSGVLNIVTGLGNEAGAPLSSHPDVDKVAFTGSYATGQKIMVAAAPTVKPVTLELGGKSPIVVFDDVDIDKAVEWTLFGCFWTNGQICSATSRLLIHKNIAKEFVDRMVAWSKNIKVSDPLEEGCRLGPVVSEGQYEKIKKFVANAKSEGATILTGGVRPKHLEKGFFIEPTIITDINTSMEIWREEVFGPVLCVKEFSTEEEAIELANDTHYGLAGAVISGDRERCQRLAEEIDAGCIWVNCSQPCFCQAPWGGNKRSGFGRELGEGGIDNYLSIKQVTEYTSDAPWGWYKAPA; encoded by the exons ATGGTCGCCACGGCGAAGATCCCGCAGCGGCAGCTCTTCATCGACGGCGACTGGCGCGCGCCCGCGCTCGGCCGCCGCCTCCCCGTCATCAACCCCACCACCGAGGCCTCCATCG GCGAGATCCCGGCGGGCACCTCGGAGGACGTGGACGCGGCGGTGGCGGCCGCGCGGGCCGCCCTCAAGAGGAACCGCGGCCGCGACTGGTCCCGCGCCCCCGGCGCCGTCCGGGCCAAGTACCTCCGCGCGATCGCCGCCAAG ATGATTGAGCGGAAATCTGATCTGGCTAGGCTCGAGGCACTTGATTGCGGGAAGCCTCTTGATGAAGCGGCATGGGACATG GACGATGTCGCCGGCTGCTTTGAGTTCTTCGCAGGTCATGCTGAAGCCTTGGACAAAAGGCAAAATGCTGCAGTTGCTCTCCCGGAGAATTTTAAATGCCATCTTAAGAAGGAACCTATTGGTGTAGTTGCTCTAATCACACCTTG GAACTATCCTCTCCTGATGGCTGTATGGAAGGTAGCCCCTGCTCTGGCAGCTGGCTGTACAGCTGTACTGAAACCATCTGAATTAGCTTCCGT GACTTGCTTAGAGCTTGGTGATGTGTGTAAAGAGATTGGTCTTCCATCAGGTGTCTTAAACATTGTGACTGGATTAGGTAATGAAGCTGGCGCTCCTTTGTCCTCACACCCTGACGTCGACAAG GTTGCATTTACCGGGAGCTATGCAACCGGTCAAAAGATTATGGTTGCTGCAGCTCCTACAGTCAAG CCTGTTACATTGGAACTTGGTGGCAAAAGTCCTATTGTAGTATTTGATGATGTCGACATTGACAAAG CTGTTGAGTGGACTCTATTTGGGTGCTTTTGGACCAACGGTCAGATTTGCAGTGCGACATCTCGTCTTCTTATCCAT AAAAATATCGCTAAAGAATTCGTCGACAGGATGGTTGCATGGTCCAAAAATATCAAGGTGTCAGACCCTCTCGAGGAGGGATGCAGGCTTGGGCCAGTTGTTAGTGAAGGACAG TATGAGAAGATCAAGAAGTTCGTAGCGAATGCTAAAAGTGAAGGTGCCACCATTCTGACTGGGGGTGTCAGGCCCAAG CATCTGGAGAAAGGTTTCTTCATTGAACCCACAATCATCACTGACATCAACACATCAATGGAGATTTGGAGGGAGGAAGTCTTTGGTCCAGTCCTGTGTGTGAAGGAATTTTCTACTGAAGAGGAAGCCATCGAACTGGCCAATGATACTCA TTATGGTCTGGCTGGTGCCGTGATCTCCGGTGACCGTGAGCGATGCCAGAGATTAGCCGAG GAGATCGACGCGGGATGCATCTGGGTGAACTGCTCGCAGCCTTGCTTCTGCCAAGCTCCGTGGGGCGGGAACAAGCGCAGCGGCTTTGGGCGTGAGCTCGGAGAAGG GGGGATCGACAACTACCTGAGCATCAAGCAGGTCACGGAGTACACATCTGATGCGCCGTGGGGATGGTACAAAGCTCCGGCTTGA